The stretch of DNA TGGCCGCGCACGGGCTCGTCCGACACCGGCGGCGTGTAGAGCTCGTAATGCATCGGCAGCCGCACGGAGTTGAAACCCCATGCCGCCAGCGCGTCGATGTCGGCCTTGGTGACATGGTTGTCGCGCCACGCCTGGTAGAACGCTTCGGCCTTCTCAGGGCCGATCAGTTCGCTGATGCGGGCGCGGATCGAACGCTGGGTGCCATTGCCCTGCACTTCCAGCATGTAGCCTTCCTGCAGCATCCAGCCGCCCAGGCCGATGCCGCGCAGCAGCACCACGTTGCCCTGCTCGTCGACGATGTGCCTGCCCTGCGCGCGAAGGAATCCGCCGGCATGGGCGGGCAGCGCCGCCAGCAGGCAGCTGGCCACGAGCGCACTGGCCGCAACGCGGCCCGCTCCCAGCCCGACCCGGCGGCAGATGCCGCCGACGTTCTCCGGCGAGCGCATCCGCGCCGACTCAGGTCGCGCCGACCGGCGCCGGCTCGCGCGGGCCCGGGCAGTACTGGTCGATGTAGGCCTGATGCTGCGGCAGCGCCCTGACGGTGCTGTCGACATTGCGACGGATGTCGTCGAGGAACCGCTTCAGGTCCGGCTCGCTCATCACGTCGGCGGTCGGGTGGTACTGCCTGGGCATGACGCCCTGCCCCATCATCACCTGGATCCACGAGTTCTCGGCGAACAGCTCCTCGGCCTGGCGGAACACCTTGCCGGTCTCGCGGAACAGGTCGATGCGATGCTTCAGCGTCGCCGGGATCTCCATCGCCTGGATGTCGCGCCAGTACTGCGAGTCGCGACGGTTGGTCAGGTGGTAGTGCATCACGACGAAGTCGCGCACATGCTGCAGCTCGGAATCGAGCGTGGCGTTGTACTGGTCGATGTCGGGCTGGGTGACCACCTGCGGGAACATCCGCAGCAGGTGAACGATGCCGCGCTGGATCAGGTGGATCGTGGTCGATTCCAGCGGCTCGATGAAGCTGCCGGCCAGGCCGAGCGCGATGCAGTTCTTCTCCCAGCTTTTCTTGCGCTGGCCCGGCTTGAAGCGGATCGGCCACGGGTCCTTGATGATCTCGCCTTCCACGCTCGACAGGAACTCGTGCTTGGCCTCGTCGTCGCTCATGTGCTTGCTGGAGTAGACGATGCCGTTGCCGACGCGGTGCTGCAGCGGGATGCGCCATTGCCAGCCGGACTTGCCGGCGATGGCGCGCGTATAGGGCACCGCGTCGCGCACGGCCAGCGTCTGCGTGGCCAGGGCGCTGTCGTTGAACAACCAGTGCGACCAGTCCTCGAAGCCGACGCCGAGCGCCTTGCCGATCAGCAGCGCACGGAAGCCGGTGCAGTCGATGAACAGATCGCCCTCGACGGTCGAACCGTCAGCAAGCTTGAGCGCGGTTATGAAGCCCGAGGCCTCGTCGGTCTCGACTTCGACGATCTTGCCTTCGATGCGGCGCGCGCCATGGTCCTGGCTGAGCTTGCGCAGGAAGCGCGCATACAGGCTCGCATCCATGTGGTAGGCGTAGTTGATGCCGCCGCGCGGCAGGTGCGCGAACTTGTCCTCGAGCGCGGCCTTGAGCTCGACGCAGTAGTCCTCGTAACCGCTGGCGATGCCGAGCTTCTGGCCGCGCATCCAGAAGTGCTGGAAGCCGGCGGACCAGTGGTCCTTGCCGCTGATGCCGAAGGAGTGGATGTAGCGGTGGCCTTCGTCGAGCCAGTTCTCGAACGAGATGCCGAGCTTGATCGTGCCCTTCACCGCCGACATGTACTCCTGCTCCTTGATGTCGAGCAGGCGGTGGAACGTCACCAGGGTCGGGATGGTGGCTTCGCCGACGCCGACCGTGCCGATCTCCTCGGACTCGATCAGGGTGATGTCGAGCACCTTGCCCAGCGTCTTCGAGAGCGCCGCGGCCGCCATCCAGCCGGCGGTGCCACCACCGGCGATGACCACGCGGCGGATCGGCTTGTTTCGGAGGTCGGGGCGGTCGGTCGTCATACGGTATGCCTCAGCGGTTGAGTCGTTGCAGCAGGCGCGCGCGCAAGCTGCGCGCCTGGGTTTCATCGAGGGGCGAGAGCACGCGGCGCGCCCCCTCGGGGATGTGGTCGGCGGTCGCCTCGCCGGGCTGGAACACGTAGTGGCGGAACACGTCTTCCCAGTTGGCGCGCTGCTCCGGCGGCAGGTCGCGCACGGTCATGATCGCCAGCATCAGCGCGTTCATCGGCGTGTCCATCCACGCCGGCGTCTGCCGCCACCAGTAGTTGACCAGCACGTTGAAGTCTTCCAGCGCCTCCATGTGGTGCCACCACAGGCTCGGGATCAGCACCGCGTCGCCGGGTTCGAGCACCGCCGTCAGCGCATGCGCCTGCGCCTCGCGGAAGCGCGGGAAGCGCTCGTAATCCGGCGCGGCGAAATCGACCAGGCTGATCGGCTGGCCGGCCGGCGTGTGGTCGAGCGGACCGATGTAGAGGTTGCGCAGCTGGTCGGGCGGGAACAGCGTCACCCGGCGCCGGCCGGCAACCACGCAGGCCAGGTTGTCCGGCACGTCCTGGTGCGCGGCGATGCGGGTGCGGTTGCCGATCCAGATGCTGGCCAGCGGCTCGGCGCCCGGGATCGTCAGGTCGTTGCGTTCGCGGAAGCCCGGCAGCCAGGTGTCGATCGTGGTCGAGCCGATGTAGATCGCCGGGGACGTATCCTGCTGCGCGTACTTCAGCAGCGTCTTCAAGGCGACGCCGAGCGGCACGTGCTCCTGGCGGAAATTGAAGCCGCTCAGATCGTCGTTGTAGAAGAAGCGCCCGCCGATCTCCGGCGGCCCGACGGTGGCGACCACCGGCGGCGCATCGGCGCGCTCAAAACCGCGCAGGTAGGCCACCGACGCTTCTGCCGGGCCGCGGCTTGCCTGCACCATCGGCCAGTTCGCCACCAGACCGCGCAGCACCACCGGCTTGCCCGATTGCAGCAGGTCGGACGGGATTGCACGCGGATCGACGTCCGCGAGCTCGCCGATGGGGCTAGTGCCCGGCAGCATGGCGGCGGTTCATCCGCGCGATGAGGTCGCGGAAGCGCGAGACCGACGCGACCACCATGTACACCGGCTCCAGATGACCAGCACGGTGCAGCTCGTCCAGCGCGGCGGCATCGAGCGCGCGCAGCCGCTCCTCGTTGATCGTGTAGAAGCCGACCAGGCGATTGAGCGAACCGTCGTCGAGTTCGACATCGAGGGTGAACGACTCGATCAGGTCGTGGCGCAGCATCGCCGCCATGAAGGCCGGAGTGCCCTCCAGGCCATCGTGCAGCGTCATCAGCACCGAGGTGATGCGGTCGAGGTAATCGGTGGTGCCGCCCTGGTCGCGGAACAGCATCTCGCCGCGGTCGCTGCGCACGCGCGGATGGTCGAGGTCGATGTGCACCATCAGCTGCTCGCCGTCGCGACCGATGAGGAACGGCTGCCGCTCGATTGCCAGCGGTACGTAGGTCGCGTCCCAGCGTCCTTCATCGAGGAAGAGGTTGCTGCCCTGCCTGTCCTTGCCCTGGTAGAAGCCGAACATCGCCACCGGCTGCAGTTCACCCTGGGCGTCCTTGTGGAACACGATCGGGTAATGCGCCTGGACGCTGCGGAACTCCGCCGGGAAGGTCACCGTGAACATGACATCGTCGCCCAGCGCGGCGTCGTGGCCGGTGTCGACGCGCAGCGCCTTGTGGTCGATGTTGTTGAGCAGTACGTGGTTCGGCATGGCCCTGGTGTGTCCTGGCAAACGCGTGAGTTCGTATCCTATGCCGCCACCGCGGCCCTTTGCCGCGACTGGCAACTAGATCTTCGACATCCCCCGCGTCATCACGTGGTCGAGCATTTCGCGATGTCCGGGCAGCGCGGCCAGCATCTTGCGGGTCAGCTCGGCCGCTTCGCGGAAGTAGCCCTCGGCCTGCGCGGGATCGTCCATGCGCCGGGTGGTCGGTCGCTGCTCGGGATGGAAGCCCATGCCGTAGAGGATGTACTGGTAGCTGGCCGAGGGGAACACCTCCTCGATCCTGTACAGGTCATGGCGCGACGGTGGCTGGTGACGCCACAGCTGCAGCAGTTGCTTGAGGCGATCGGGGATCGACTCGGGCCGGCAGTTGTCGCGCCAGTAGTCGCTGTCGGTGCGCCCGGTCAGCACGTAATGCAGCTTGAGGAAATCGACCACCCGTTCCCAGCGGTACTGGAACGAGTCGTTGTAGCGCGCGGCGACGATGTCCATGTCGCTGCGCGTGGCCGGCAGCTGGTCGCTGAGCATGCCGGCCGCCAGTTCCACCAGCACCAGCGAGGACGCTTCCAGCGGTTCCATGAACCCGCTCGACAGGCCGATCGCGACGCAGTTGCGGTGCCACGACTTGGGCCGGTAGCCGGGGCGGATGGTGATCTTCGGCAGCGTGTAGATGTCCTGCTCGCGCCCGCCGGTGGCCTTGACGTACTTCAGCAGTTCGTCGGCAGCCGCCTCGTCCGTCGTGTGCGTGCTCGAGTACACATGGCCGACGCCGCGCCGCGTCTGCAGGCCGATGTCCCAGACCCAGCCGCTGCTCTGCGCGGTCGAGATGGTCTGGCAGGCGATCTCCTGGCGCGGGTCCGCATACGGCACCTGCAGGGCGATCGCGCGGTCGTTGAACAGCACGTGCTTCTGCGACTGGATCTCGATGCCGTAATGCTGGCCGATCAGCAGCGCGCGCATGCCCGTGCAGTCGATGAACAGGTCGCCCTCGATGGCGCCGTGATCGCGCGTCTGCAGCGAGGCGATATCGCCGTTGTCGTGGGCGTTGACCCCGGTCATGTGGTCGCTGACGTGGCGAACGCCGAGCCGCTCGACGCAGTGCTTGCGCATGAACACACCGAGCTTGCCGGCGTCGAGGTGGTAGGCGTAGTTGGCCACGGCCGCCCACTCGGGCGTGGAGAACTGCTTGGGTGCCTTGCCGGCCTCGCACAGGTGCGGCTGGAAGCTGACCAGCTTGCCGAACGGCACCTGCGAATGCTTCATCCACCCGGCGACCACATTGGTCTCCAGGTAGCCCTGCGGCAGCACGAACGGATGGTAGTAGTAGTCGTCGTCGCGATCGACGCGCCAGCGGGCGAACTTGGAGCCCTGCTTGAAGGCGCCATCGCACTCGCGGATGAAATCGGTCTCGGTCACGCCGGTCCTGCGCAGGGTATCGCGCATGGTCGGCCAGGTACCTTCGCCGACACCGATCGTGGCCACGTCGGGCGATTCGATCAGGGTTACTTTCAGGCCGCCAGCGCTGGACGCCTGGTGGTCAGCGGCCAGCACCGCCGCCGTCAACCAGCCCGCCGAGCCGCCGCCAAGGATCACAACGTGCTTTACACCTTGACTCAAACCAGCCTTTCCCAGATCAGCCTGACTCAAATCGTCCCCCTGGCCACGCCGGCTAGCGTGGCACTACTCCCCGGACAGCGAACGGGAGCCACCGGCGTACCGGCGGCCCCCGCGACTTTCGCACATCAGAACTGGTAGCGGAATCCGAGCATGTAGCGCGGACCGTTCTGCGTGGCGAACAGCGTCTGCCGCTCATTCCGGCCGAACACCCGCACCGTCTCGTCGGTGATGTTGATGCCTTCGAACTGCACCGACATCTGGTCGTTGATCTGGTAGCCGATGCTGATGTCGAGCTGGCCGTAGTCATCGACGTAGTTCGGGTTCGGAATGCCCGAGCCGTCGAACACCGCCGACAGGAACTGGTCGCGCCAGTTGTAGGCCGTGCGGACCGACCAGTCGTACTTCTCGTAGAACAGCACCAGGTTGGCCGAATCGCTGAGGCCGACCAGGGCGAACTGCCCGCCGAGCACTGCGTTGTCGTAGTTCAGGTCCGGACTGTCGACGATGGTGTAGTTGGCGGCGACGCCGAAGCCGGTCTCGCCGAACACGTGCTGGACGTTGAATTCCCAGCCGTCGAGCGTGGAGTCCTGCTTGTTGGCCGGCGTGGTGATCCTGAAGCTCGCCAGCGGATCGCTGGACAGGCCGTTGATCGTGCCGGTGGCGTTGCCGTTGGCATCCGTGCCCGTCCTGGTCACGCCCGGCTGGCCGTTGAAGTTGCCCAGGATGTAGTTGCGGATGCAGACCACGTCGGCCTGCGGGCAACCGTTGGCCAGTGCCGCGTTCCAGTAGCCGCCGCCGACCGGCGTGTGCAGGTTGAACGGCGTCTCGCCGTCGCTGCCGCCCACGTCGATGATCTGCGAGGTGCCGATGTAATTCTCGATGTCCTTGCGGAAGTAGCCCACCGAGACGTAGCTGGATTCGGCGAAGTACCACTCGAACGACAGGTCGAAGTTGTCCGACACCAGCGGCTTGAGCGACGGATCGCCCTGGGTGCCGGTGCCGCCGTCGACGCGCACGATCTGGTCGAGCGTGCGCCCGCCCTGGATGTCCGCCCAGCCCGGCCGGCCGATGGTCTGGCTGTAGCTGCCGCGCAGGATGATGCTGTCGGTGATGTCCAGGCTGGCGTCGAGGTTGGGCAGCCAGTAGTCGTACTCGCCACGCAGCGTCGCGAAGCCCGGCTCGCCGAAGTTCAGGTTCAGCTCGTTGGCCGCGCTCCAGGAGATGCCGGTGGCGGTCGGCACGAGTGCCGAGGACGTCACCTCGGTCTTCTCGTAGCGCACGCCGGCCGCCAGGTTCAGCGGCATCGACCAGTTGAACGTGGTCGTGTACTGCATGTAGCCGCCGGTGGACTTCTCTTCCGTGCGCAGGTCGCGGGTGAACGCCTCCGGTGCCCGGTACCACTCGGGGTGGCCGGTCAGCTCGGCCGCCCGCGCGCGCAGTCGATCGAAATCGAACAGCAGGAAGCGGTCGGTGAAGGCCGGGGCGTTATGCCCGGAGAAGCTCTCGAAGTATTCACCCATGTTGTCCGGGGTGAAGATGCTGTCGTCGTAGTCCGCCGCGGTGCCGACGCCGCCCCAGGTATCGCGCTGCATGAAGCCGAACGCGGTCCGGTTCTCGACGTCGGTGTAGGAGGCGCCGAAGTCCAGTCCGGAGTACTCACCGAACTCGAAGCGGCCCTTGACCTGGGTCTGCTCGATCTCGGACTTGTTGTAGGCGTTGTTGAACACCGAGCCCGATACCAGCGCCTGCGACGGTTCCACCTGCGACACGCCCGGCGGAAGCGCGATGGTCACCACCGGGAAGTCGCGGGTGAAGTCCGCCGTGGTGTCGCCACGCACGAACGCCGACATGCCCAGCACGCCAGCCGAGCCCCACGGGCTGTCCGGACGCGTTTCGGCCGAAGAGTTGTGGTAGTCCAGCGACAGGTCGAGGGCGTCGCTGATTTCCCAGTCGACGTTGAAGCCGAGCGACTTGTTCTCGTTGACGTTGGCCAGGCGCATGCCGCCCATCGAGACGTCGCTGTTGGCCGGGTTGATGATTTCCTTGTAGATCAGCGGCGCGGCCACCGGGCCATCGGTCCAGGAGGAGACCGACGGGCCGAAGTTGAACCACACCGACAGCTCGTTGCGCTGCTGCTGGATCTTGTTCTCGGAGTAGGTGTAGTCCAGCGTCGTCGTGACGTTGTCGGCCGGCGCCCACTGCAGGGTCAGCTGGCCGTTGGTGCGCTGGCGCTGCACGCCGTTGACGCTGTAGTTGAGGTTCTGCGGAACCGAGTAGATGTCGGTCGGACCGGGGCGGTTGGTGATGTTCTCCGAACCCGGCGTGCCCGGCTGCGGAATCGTGCCCCAGTTGTTCTCGTCGCCGCGGAACGGACGCCAGCCGTTGGGCACGCCGACCTGGCTGAAGCCGAAGTCGCGTTCCTGGTAGCTGCCGGTCAGGGCCACGCCGAACGTACCGTCGAAGTAGCGCTGGCTGAAGATGCCCGAGATTTCCGGGGTGATGTCGTGGCCCTGCAGCGAATCGGGCAGGTTGCCGTTGGACGTGTCGTGCACGGCCTTCATGCCGACATTGATGACCGGCTCGGACTCCAGCGGCCTGGCGGTGCGGATGTTGATCGTCGCGCCGATGCCGCCGGGCGGGATGCTGGCCCGGCTGGTCTTGTAGACCTCGACGCTGGAGATCGCTTCCGACGCCAGGTTGGCGAAGTCGAATGCGCGCGAGTTGGAGACGCCGGCGCCGTTGCCGTTGCTCGAGGCCGGCATCTGCCGTCCGTTGAGCATGACCATGTTGTAGTCCGGGCCAATGCCGCGCACGGTGACCCGCGCGCCCTCGCCGAGCGAGCGGTCGATCGACACGCCGCTGATTCGCTGCAGCGACTCGGCCAGGTTGGTGTCCGGGAACTTGCCGATGTCCTCGGCGACGATGCCGTCGACGACACCCTGCGAGTCGCGCTTGAGGTTCATCGACGAGGTCAGGCTTCCGCGGATGCCCTGCACCACGACGGTGTCCAGCGTCCGCGCGTCCTCATCGACCGTTGCCGAGCGCTGCCCGGCTTCGGACGTGTTGGTGGTGTTGGTTGTTTGTTGTGCATACAGCGGCTGGCTCAGCGCCAGCAGCAATGCGGACGTAAGAAGTGTGCGCTTGGGGGCGACACGCGACTGCTTCATCGAAACTCCTCCCCAGAATTCACGATCGAGATTGCAGGCGTCGCCACGCTGCCCGCATGTTCAGTGCGGAGGGATTTGACGTCGGATTGACAGC from Lysobacter arenosi encodes:
- a CDS encoding TonB-dependent receptor; the protein is MKQSRVAPKRTLLTSALLLALSQPLYAQQTTNTTNTSEAGQRSATVDEDARTLDTVVVQGIRGSLTSSMNLKRDSQGVVDGIVAEDIGKFPDTNLAESLQRISGVSIDRSLGEGARVTVRGIGPDYNMVMLNGRQMPASSNGNGAGVSNSRAFDFANLASEAISSVEVYKTSRASIPPGGIGATINIRTARPLESEPVINVGMKAVHDTSNGNLPDSLQGHDITPEISGIFSQRYFDGTFGVALTGSYQERDFGFSQVGVPNGWRPFRGDENNWGTIPQPGTPGSENITNRPGPTDIYSVPQNLNYSVNGVQRQRTNGQLTLQWAPADNVTTTLDYTYSENKIQQQRNELSVWFNFGPSVSSWTDGPVAAPLIYKEIINPANSDVSMGGMRLANVNENKSLGFNVDWEISDALDLSLDYHNSSAETRPDSPWGSAGVLGMSAFVRGDTTADFTRDFPVVTIALPPGVSQVEPSQALVSGSVFNNAYNKSEIEQTQVKGRFEFGEYSGLDFGASYTDVENRTAFGFMQRDTWGGVGTAADYDDSIFTPDNMGEYFESFSGHNAPAFTDRFLLFDFDRLRARAAELTGHPEWYRAPEAFTRDLRTEEKSTGGYMQYTTTFNWSMPLNLAAGVRYEKTEVTSSALVPTATGISWSAANELNLNFGEPGFATLRGEYDYWLPNLDASLDITDSIILRGSYSQTIGRPGWADIQGGRTLDQIVRVDGGTGTQGDPSLKPLVSDNFDLSFEWYFAESSYVSVGYFRKDIENYIGTSQIIDVGGSDGETPFNLHTPVGGGYWNAALANGCPQADVVCIRNYILGNFNGQPGVTRTGTDANGNATGTINGLSSDPLASFRITTPANKQDSTLDGWEFNVQHVFGETGFGVAANYTIVDSPDLNYDNAVLGGQFALVGLSDSANLVLFYEKYDWSVRTAYNWRDQFLSAVFDGSGIPNPNYVDDYGQLDISIGYQINDQMSVQFEGINITDETVRVFGRNERQTLFATQNGPRYMLGFRYQF
- a CDS encoding tryptophan halogenase family protein, producing the protein MTTDRPDLRNKPIRRVVIAGGGTAGWMAAAALSKTLGKVLDITLIESEEIGTVGVGEATIPTLVTFHRLLDIKEQEYMSAVKGTIKLGISFENWLDEGHRYIHSFGISGKDHWSAGFQHFWMRGQKLGIASGYEDYCVELKAALEDKFAHLPRGGINYAYHMDASLYARFLRKLSQDHGARRIEGKIVEVETDEASGFITALKLADGSTVEGDLFIDCTGFRALLIGKALGVGFEDWSHWLFNDSALATQTLAVRDAVPYTRAIAGKSGWQWRIPLQHRVGNGIVYSSKHMSDDEAKHEFLSSVEGEIIKDPWPIRFKPGQRKKSWEKNCIALGLAGSFIEPLESTTIHLIQRGIVHLLRMFPQVVTQPDIDQYNATLDSELQHVRDFVVMHYHLTNRRDSQYWRDIQAMEIPATLKHRIDLFRETGKVFRQAEELFAENSWIQVMMGQGVMPRQYHPTADVMSEPDLKRFLDDIRRNVDSTVRALPQHQAYIDQYCPGPREPAPVGAT
- a CDS encoding tryptophan halogenase family protein; translated protein: MSQGVKHVVILGGGSAGWLTAAVLAADHQASSAGGLKVTLIESPDVATIGVGEGTWPTMRDTLRRTGVTETDFIRECDGAFKQGSKFARWRVDRDDDYYYHPFVLPQGYLETNVVAGWMKHSQVPFGKLVSFQPHLCEAGKAPKQFSTPEWAAVANYAYHLDAGKLGVFMRKHCVERLGVRHVSDHMTGVNAHDNGDIASLQTRDHGAIEGDLFIDCTGMRALLIGQHYGIEIQSQKHVLFNDRAIALQVPYADPRQEIACQTISTAQSSGWVWDIGLQTRRGVGHVYSSTHTTDEAAADELLKYVKATGGREQDIYTLPKITIRPGYRPKSWHRNCVAIGLSSGFMEPLEASSLVLVELAAGMLSDQLPATRSDMDIVAARYNDSFQYRWERVVDFLKLHYVLTGRTDSDYWRDNCRPESIPDRLKQLLQLWRHQPPSRHDLYRIEEVFPSASYQYILYGMGFHPEQRPTTRRMDDPAQAEGYFREAAELTRKMLAALPGHREMLDHVMTRGMSKI
- a CDS encoding cupin-like domain-containing protein, translating into MLPGTSPIGELADVDPRAIPSDLLQSGKPVVLRGLVANWPMVQASRGPAEASVAYLRGFERADAPPVVATVGPPEIGGRFFYNDDLSGFNFRQEHVPLGVALKTLLKYAQQDTSPAIYIGSTTIDTWLPGFRERNDLTIPGAEPLASIWIGNRTRIAAHQDVPDNLACVVAGRRRVTLFPPDQLRNLYIGPLDHTPAGQPISLVDFAAPDYERFPRFREAQAHALTAVLEPGDAVLIPSLWWHHMEALEDFNVLVNYWWRQTPAWMDTPMNALMLAIMTVRDLPPEQRANWEDVFRHYVFQPGEATADHIPEGARRVLSPLDETQARSLRARLLQRLNR
- a CDS encoding SapC family protein; translated protein: MPNHVLLNNIDHKALRVDTGHDAALGDDVMFTVTFPAEFRSVQAHYPIVFHKDAQGELQPVAMFGFYQGKDRQGSNLFLDEGRWDATYVPLAIERQPFLIGRDGEQLMVHIDLDHPRVRSDRGEMLFRDQGGTTDYLDRITSVLMTLHDGLEGTPAFMAAMLRHDLIESFTLDVELDDGSLNRLVGFYTINEERLRALDAAALDELHRAGHLEPVYMVVASVSRFRDLIARMNRRHAAGH